Proteins encoded within one genomic window of Nonomuraea gerenzanensis:
- a CDS encoding serine/threonine-protein kinase, with translation MKPLIAGDPAELGGHRLAGRLGQGGQGVVYLGESAAGTPVAIKMLGDGLDDPEARDRFRQEIGYARRVKAFCTAQVLASGEFRGTPYVVSEYVDGPSLATVILERGPLRGAELRRLAIGTLTALAAIHQAGVVHRDFKPGNVLLSRDGPRVIDFGISRALEEREGDGTHLVGTPPYMAPEQFGGGPAGPAADLFAWAGTMVAAATGRPPFGTGELPALIGRILTAEPDLGDLDGELRELAGRCLDKDPAARPTAPQALLTLLGHRDQALRHTGEQRLLAEGQQPAAPPRRRRRPLVAAAAGTAVVITVAVLLLRPAPPPRPPAPAPVPLPTPRTGTMARTSVTDVKISKTGITLHENPADPVWVSSYRDVHNDAATYVRDPARGDFSFFGSFEEPIVSPGGRFVASLRYTRLTSTDFESIRLRDRATGQDREVRTVDKPRTLMDPSWSGDGRRVLATVLHVGREQRAVGFAVVDPVTGSVKITESASAGDARYHWGSDHDSVLQQAADGSVRVLDLDGKVLRSFTGVGRLTVGGATGTPFGVVFATVCPGQPRRICFWDERTGARKGEARLAAGATFNGWLDGRHFLSTVRAGKRTDVFLADAGGERVRTLITGPADELDKVTFWYSAK, from the coding sequence GTGAAGCCGCTGATCGCCGGCGACCCGGCGGAGCTGGGCGGCCACCGCCTCGCCGGGCGGCTGGGCCAGGGCGGGCAGGGCGTGGTCTACCTCGGGGAGTCGGCCGCCGGCACGCCGGTCGCGATCAAGATGCTGGGCGACGGGCTGGACGACCCCGAGGCCCGCGACCGGTTCCGCCAGGAGATCGGCTACGCGCGGCGGGTCAAGGCGTTCTGCACCGCGCAGGTGCTGGCCAGCGGTGAGTTCCGGGGCACGCCGTACGTGGTGAGCGAGTACGTCGACGGCCCGTCCCTGGCGACCGTGATCCTGGAGCGGGGTCCGCTGCGCGGGGCCGAGCTGCGCCGCCTGGCCATCGGCACGCTGACCGCGCTGGCCGCCATCCACCAGGCCGGCGTCGTGCACCGGGACTTCAAGCCCGGCAACGTGCTGCTCAGCAGGGACGGGCCGCGGGTGATCGACTTCGGCATCTCGCGGGCGCTGGAGGAGCGTGAGGGCGACGGCACGCATCTCGTCGGGACGCCGCCGTACATGGCGCCCGAGCAGTTCGGCGGCGGTCCTGCCGGGCCGGCGGCCGACCTGTTCGCCTGGGCGGGGACCATGGTGGCGGCGGCGACGGGACGCCCGCCGTTCGGGACGGGTGAGCTGCCCGCGCTGATCGGCCGGATCCTGACCGCCGAGCCCGACCTCGGCGACCTCGACGGCGAGCTGCGCGAGCTGGCCGGGCGCTGCCTCGACAAGGACCCCGCGGCCCGCCCCACCGCCCCGCAGGCGCTGCTGACCCTGCTCGGGCACCGCGACCAGGCGCTGCGGCACACCGGCGAGCAGCGGCTGCTGGCCGAGGGGCAGCAGCCGGCGGCCCCGCCCCGCCGCCGGCGCCGGCCGCTGGTGGCCGCGGCGGCTGGCACGGCCGTGGTCATCACCGTCGCGGTGCTCCTCCTGCGCCCCGCCCCGCCCCCGCGCCCGCCCGCGCCCGCCCCCGTGCCGCTGCCGACCCCGCGCACGGGGACGATGGCCCGCACCTCGGTGACGGACGTGAAGATCTCCAAGACCGGGATCACCCTGCACGAGAACCCCGCCGACCCCGTCTGGGTCTCCTCCTACCGCGACGTGCACAACGACGCCGCCACCTACGTGCGCGACCCCGCCAGGGGGGACTTCTCCTTCTTCGGCAGCTTCGAGGAGCCGATCGTCTCGCCGGGCGGCCGTTTCGTGGCCTCCCTGCGGTACACGCGCCTGACGAGCACCGACTTCGAGTCCATCAGGCTGCGCGACCGCGCCACGGGCCAGGACCGCGAGGTGCGTACCGTGGACAAGCCGCGCACGCTGATGGACCCGTCCTGGTCGGGGGACGGGCGCCGGGTGCTGGCCACCGTGCTCCACGTCGGCAGGGAGCAGCGGGCCGTGGGCTTCGCGGTCGTGGACCCGGTCACGGGCTCGGTCAAGATCACCGAGTCGGCGAGTGCCGGGGACGCCAGGTACCACTGGGGCTCCGACCACGACAGCGTGCTGCAGCAGGCGGCGGACGGCTCGGTACGCGTGCTGGACCTGGACGGCAAGGTGCTGCGCAGCTTCACCGGGGTGGGCAGGCTGACGGTCGGCGGAGCCACCGGGACACCGTTCGGCGTGGTCTTCGCCACGGTGTGCCCAGGGCAGCCGCGCCGGATCTGCTTCTGGGACGAGCGGACCGGCGCGAGGAAGGGCGAGGCCCGGCTGGCGGCCGGCGCCACCTTCAACGGGTGGCTGGACGGGCGTCACTTCCTGTCCACCGTGCGCGCGGGCAAGAGGACGGACGTCTTCCTGGCGGACGCCGGCGGTGAGCGTGTCCGCACCCTGATCACCGGGCCGGCGGACGAGCTGGACAAGGTCACCTTCTGGTACTCGGCGAAGTGA
- a CDS encoding PP2C family protein-serine/threonine phosphatase: MRRWLLAIATPRGGVIPRQIVSSRQRLLLPALLAAEVVVALADAAYATVSLSALLLVGPMVAAHLLAVRHTVLAAATALVLALPLPAVDEGSLPHHLVRALIVVTGGLWAYVTARSHARHRVELARMTRIAEWAMIPALPAELGGVGLAAHTRSSAATARIGGDLHDAVATPTGLRLVIGDVKGHGLDAAHLSATVLAAFRRTAATAPDLAALALDLDAAIAPSLGPEDFVTVLLAEFVPGGVLLVNCGHPAPVRVDNRLRALHPPRSCRPLGLSPEPYVWRVRLLPSDRLLLFTDGLTEARSCEGVELPFGERLHEALTQATLAESMREVLGLLRRHTGGSCAHAADDLTLILAQPLPVREPPAPTPVAEDRHSGDRQNEDRHSLD, from the coding sequence GTGAGAAGGTGGCTACTCGCGATCGCAACCCCCCGAGGAGGCGTCATCCCACGCCAAATCGTCTCCAGCCGTCAGCGGCTGCTGCTGCCCGCGCTGCTCGCGGCTGAGGTGGTGGTCGCGCTGGCGGACGCCGCGTACGCCACGGTCTCCCTGTCGGCCCTGCTGCTGGTCGGCCCGATGGTCGCCGCCCACCTGCTGGCCGTCCGCCACACCGTGCTGGCCGCCGCCACCGCCCTGGTGCTGGCGCTGCCGCTGCCCGCGGTGGACGAGGGCTCCCTGCCGCACCACCTGGTACGCGCGCTGATCGTGGTCACCGGCGGCCTGTGGGCGTACGTGACGGCGCGCTCCCACGCCCGCCACCGCGTCGAGCTGGCCAGGATGACCCGCATCGCGGAGTGGGCGATGATCCCCGCGCTCCCCGCCGAGCTGGGCGGGGTGGGCCTGGCGGCGCACACCCGCTCGTCGGCGGCCACCGCCCGCATCGGCGGCGACCTGCACGACGCCGTCGCCACACCCACGGGCCTGCGCCTGGTCATCGGCGACGTCAAGGGGCACGGGCTGGACGCCGCGCATCTCAGCGCGACCGTTCTGGCGGCCTTCCGCCGCACCGCGGCCACCGCGCCCGACCTGGCCGCGCTGGCTCTGGACCTGGACGCCGCCATCGCTCCCAGCCTCGGGCCGGAGGACTTCGTCACGGTGCTGCTGGCCGAGTTCGTGCCCGGCGGGGTGCTGCTGGTCAACTGCGGGCATCCGGCTCCGGTGCGGGTGGACAACCGGCTGCGCGCCCTGCATCCGCCCCGCTCGTGCCGGCCTCTCGGCCTGTCCCCCGAGCCGTACGTGTGGCGCGTGCGCCTGCTGCCGTCCGACCGTCTGCTGCTGTTCACCGACGGGCTGACCGAGGCCCGCAGCTGCGAGGGCGTCGAGCTGCCCTTCGGCGAGCGCCTGCACGAGGCGCTGACGCAGGCCACGCTGGCGGAGTCGATGCGCGAGGTGCTGGGGCTGCTGCGGCGGCACACCGGCGGGTCGTGCGCGCACGCGGCGGACGACCTGACGCTGATCCTGGCCCAGCCCCTCCCCGTGCGGGAGCCGCCCGCCCCGACTCCCGTCGCGGAGGACCGGCACAGCGGGGACCGGCAGAATGAGGACCGGCACAGTCTGGACTGA
- a CDS encoding ATP-binding protein produces the protein MQVSQWQGNVPSETTSLIGRREEVDAVRALLERSRLVTVTGVAGVGKTRIALRAAAELRQGFADGVWVVALSPLVEGSALPYAIAEALPLSDQSSRPVTEVLADYLADRELLLVLDTCEHLTEACAAAVGQLLAAAPLLRVLATSRRPLGRAEEQVLTVEPLPVPEGADWRAGDAVELLLDRAAAIVPGFAIGEHNRDALMRVCRRLEGLPLAIELAAARLRELSPQRLAERLEDRFAVLGTTDHKVYGADPPWHQALRTAIGWSHQLCTPAERLLWARASVFAGGIDPAAVKRVCADDRLPSWQIPQLLESLADKSILIWEPTGAGDRYRMLDTIREFGAIWLKDLGQDERVRRRHRDYYLELAREGDAAWIGPDQYAWYDRMTVELPNLRAALQFALVRPEGQTALELAGALWFFWYPCGFLQEGRHFLERALAQNREPGPARRKALWACALVLVCQGEGALAEKLATECAAEAEAQGDVEATLMAWCAMSCARIIMGDNARAAEAARKVIDQEARSLFLFPVLLAYTSYGMSRTMVGSFEDGIAALERLRALCDRHGERWQRAYGDVLRAQAELACGRPGQARAYATAALEVKWRLHDSLGMAMAIDVLAPAAVAAGEGERAARMLGLADQIWDTVGKHQIGTPELVATRRACESEVRGVLGDQAYASAFSAGRDSDLDAGVAYALGAPPAR, from the coding sequence ATGCAAGTCAGCCAGTGGCAGGGAAACGTCCCCAGCGAGACCACGAGTCTGATCGGTCGCCGCGAGGAGGTGGATGCGGTGCGGGCGCTGCTGGAACGCTCCCGGCTGGTGACGGTCACCGGGGTGGCCGGGGTCGGGAAGACCAGGATCGCCCTGCGGGCCGCCGCCGAGCTGCGGCAGGGCTTCGCCGACGGGGTCTGGGTGGTGGCGCTGTCGCCGCTGGTGGAGGGGAGCGCGCTGCCGTACGCGATCGCGGAGGCGCTGCCGCTGAGCGACCAGAGCTCCCGGCCCGTGACCGAGGTGCTGGCCGACTACCTCGCCGACCGGGAGCTGCTGCTCGTCCTCGACACCTGCGAGCACCTGACCGAGGCGTGCGCGGCGGCGGTCGGGCAACTGCTCGCGGCGGCGCCCCTGCTCCGCGTCCTGGCCACCAGCCGCAGGCCGCTGGGGCGCGCGGAGGAGCAGGTTCTCACGGTGGAGCCGCTGCCGGTCCCGGAGGGCGCCGACTGGCGGGCGGGCGACGCGGTGGAGCTGCTCCTCGACCGCGCCGCCGCGATCGTGCCCGGCTTCGCGATCGGCGAGCACAACCGCGACGCGCTGATGCGGGTGTGCCGGCGGCTGGAAGGGCTGCCGCTGGCCATCGAGCTGGCCGCCGCCCGGCTGCGCGAGCTGTCCCCCCAGCGGCTGGCCGAGCGGCTGGAGGACCGCTTCGCGGTGCTCGGCACGACCGACCACAAGGTGTACGGCGCCGACCCGCCCTGGCACCAGGCCCTGCGCACCGCGATCGGCTGGAGCCACCAGCTCTGCACCCCCGCCGAGCGGCTGCTGTGGGCGCGGGCCTCGGTGTTCGCCGGGGGGATCGACCCGGCCGCGGTGAAGCGGGTCTGCGCCGACGACCGGCTGCCGAGCTGGCAGATCCCGCAGCTGCTCGAATCGCTCGCGGACAAGTCGATCCTCATCTGGGAGCCGACCGGGGCGGGTGACCGCTACCGGATGCTGGACACGATCCGCGAGTTCGGCGCCATCTGGCTGAAGGACCTGGGCCAGGACGAACGCGTCCGGCGCCGGCACCGCGACTACTACCTGGAGCTGGCCAGGGAGGGCGACGCCGCCTGGATCGGCCCCGACCAGTACGCCTGGTACGACCGCATGACCGTCGAGCTGCCCAACCTGCGGGCCGCGCTGCAGTTCGCCCTGGTACGCCCGGAAGGGCAGACCGCGCTGGAGCTGGCAGGGGCGCTGTGGTTCTTCTGGTACCCCTGCGGCTTCCTCCAGGAGGGGCGGCACTTCCTGGAACGGGCGCTGGCCCAGAACCGCGAGCCGGGGCCCGCGCGGCGCAAGGCCCTGTGGGCGTGCGCCCTGGTCCTGGTGTGCCAGGGCGAGGGCGCGCTCGCCGAGAAGCTGGCGACGGAGTGCGCGGCAGAGGCCGAGGCGCAGGGCGACGTGGAGGCGACACTGATGGCCTGGTGCGCCATGAGCTGCGCCCGGATCATCATGGGCGACAACGCGCGCGCCGCCGAGGCGGCCAGGAAGGTGATCGACCAGGAGGCGCGCTCGCTGTTCCTCTTCCCCGTGCTGCTGGCCTACACCAGCTACGGGATGAGCAGGACCATGGTCGGCAGCTTCGAGGACGGCATCGCGGCGCTCGAACGGCTGCGCGCGCTGTGCGACCGGCACGGTGAGCGGTGGCAGCGGGCCTACGGTGACGTGCTGCGCGCCCAGGCCGAGCTGGCCTGCGGGCGGCCGGGGCAGGCGCGGGCGTACGCGACGGCGGCGCTGGAGGTCAAGTGGCGGCTGCACGACAGCCTCGGGATGGCGATGGCCATCGACGTGCTCGCGCCGGCGGCGGTGGCGGCGGGGGAGGGGGAGCGGGCGGCGCGCATGCTGGGGCTGGCCGACCAGATCTGGGACACCGTGGGCAAGCACCAGATCGGCACGCCGGAGCTGGTGGCCACGCGGCGGGCGTGTGAGAGCGAGGTGCGGGGGGTGCTCGGTGATCAGGCCTACGCCAGCGCCTTCAGCGCCGGGCGCGACAGCGACCTGGACGCGGGCGTCGCGTACGCGCTGGGCGCGCCCCCGGCACGGTGA
- a CDS encoding RrF2 family transcriptional regulator, protein MRLSARVDYALRAAAELAAAGAGPTTVGELAKEQDMPPKYLENILLQMRRAGLVRGQRGPEGGYVLARPASAISLADVIRAVDGPLANVRGERPEHVGYRGPAESLQQVWIALRATERSILEEVTLEQVASGALPERIRQLASDPAAWD, encoded by the coding sequence ATGCGCCTATCCGCTCGTGTCGACTACGCTCTCCGTGCCGCCGCTGAACTGGCCGCCGCCGGTGCAGGCCCGACCACCGTGGGCGAGCTCGCCAAGGAGCAGGACATGCCGCCCAAGTACCTGGAGAACATCCTGCTGCAGATGCGCCGCGCCGGGCTGGTGCGCGGCCAGCGCGGGCCGGAGGGCGGCTACGTGCTGGCCAGGCCCGCCTCCGCCATCTCGCTGGCCGACGTCATCCGCGCCGTGGACGGCCCGCTCGCCAACGTCCGCGGCGAGCGGCCCGAGCACGTCGGTTACCGGGGGCCGGCGGAGTCGCTGCAGCAGGTGTGGATCGCCTTGCGGGCCACCGAGCGGTCGATCCTGGAGGAGGTCACGCTGGAGCAGGTCGCCTCCGGGGCGCTGCCCGAGCGCATCCGCCAGCTCGCCTCCGACCCGGCCGCCTGGGACTGA
- a CDS encoding ROK family transcriptional regulator: MERRPGVPRLLREINDRAALELLLATGPMTRGQIGNLTGLSKVTASQTLARLEERGLVEVVGTQAGGRGPNAALYSVIASSAYVAGLEVGPELISTAVADIHGNTIAEVTVAPDGHDDPVSLVHGAIVKACRSAKVSISKLRGVVIGTPGVVDPRSGDIRFSFDLPGWHEGIHEALAGDLRREVTIENDVNLAAIAERVDGAAQGLDDFVLLWASRGLGLAITLGGKLHRGRSGSAGEIGYLPVPGVPLPEDIRTQPGRLPSLAGGLQSLVSAEAVTELARGYGFAASSATECVKVAVAAGAEGEPLLDEIAQRLALGVAAVCVILDPGLVVLAGEVGHAGGAALASRVEEAVARICLVRPQIVTTTVTDKNPVLRGAVLAALDQAREELLAS, from the coding sequence GTGGAGCGACGCCCTGGTGTGCCCAGATTGCTCAGGGAGATCAACGACCGGGCCGCGCTGGAGCTGTTGCTGGCGACCGGTCCCATGACGCGCGGGCAGATCGGCAATCTGACCGGTCTGTCCAAGGTCACGGCCTCGCAGACGCTGGCCAGGCTCGAGGAGCGCGGGCTGGTCGAGGTGGTCGGCACGCAGGCCGGCGGGCGGGGGCCCAACGCGGCGCTGTACTCGGTGATCGCCTCCAGCGCGTACGTGGCCGGCCTGGAGGTCGGCCCCGAGCTGATCTCCACGGCCGTCGCCGACATCCACGGCAACACGATCGCCGAGGTCACCGTCGCCCCCGACGGCCACGACGACCCCGTCTCGCTGGTGCACGGGGCGATCGTCAAGGCGTGCCGCAGCGCCAAGGTGAGCATCTCCAAGCTGCGCGGCGTCGTCATCGGCACCCCCGGCGTGGTCGATCCGCGCAGCGGCGACATCCGGTTCTCCTTCGACCTGCCCGGCTGGCACGAGGGCATCCACGAGGCCCTGGCGGGCGACCTGCGGCGCGAGGTGACGATCGAGAACGACGTCAACCTCGCCGCCATCGCCGAGCGCGTCGACGGGGCCGCGCAGGGGCTCGACGACTTCGTGCTGCTGTGGGCCAGCCGCGGGCTGGGCCTGGCCATCACGCTCGGCGGCAAGCTGCACCGGGGGCGCTCGGGCAGCGCGGGGGAGATCGGCTACCTGCCGGTGCCCGGGGTGCCGCTGCCGGAGGACATCCGTACGCAGCCGGGGCGGCTGCCCTCGCTGGCCGGCGGTCTGCAGTCGCTGGTCAGCGCCGAGGCGGTGACCGAGCTGGCGCGCGGATACGGGTTCGCCGCCAGCAGCGCGACCGAGTGCGTGAAGGTGGCGGTGGCGGCGGGAGCCGAGGGGGAGCCGCTGCTGGACGAGATCGCGCAGCGGCTGGCCCTGGGGGTGGCCGCGGTGTGCGTGATCCTCGACCCCGGCCTGGTGGTGCTGGCCGGGGAGGTGGGGCACGCCGGTGGCGCCGCGCTGGCGTCCCGGGTGGAGGAGGCCGTGGCCCGGATCTGCCTGGTGCGGCCCCAGATCGTCACGACCACGGTGACGGACAAGAACCCGGTGCTGCGCGGCGCCGTGCTGGCGGCGCTGGACCAGGCACGCGAGGAGCTGCTGGCCTCCTGA
- a CDS encoding glycoside hydrolase family 3 protein — protein MSQSDRGLRRLAAGTLLVAFQGTTAPDWVLRELEHGLGGVTLFGFNVAEPGQVLALTTALRGAGEPVISLDEEGGDVTRLAYHVGSPYPGNAALGAVDDVELTRRVYRAIGCELAACGINLDMAPSADVNTEADNPVIGTRSFGTDPELVARHTVAAVEGLQSVHVAACVKHFPGHGATRVDSHVAVPVVDVGLDMLRERELAPFRAAIGAGAKSVMTAHVAVPVLTGRTPATLSGAALTGLLRGELGYDGVVVTDALDMHAITKSVGLAGGAVLSLAAGSDLLCLGPLPTYDDVRAIIAEIVSAVREGRLPESRLEEAAARVAALRSWTATPGQETGLNGSGLNGSGQNGAGQNGVGLHAARRAVRLTGSAAPLVEPLVIEVDTPPTIAVGDVPWGVGPWLPDAEIVRVKPAAADVQGLLAKAGGRSLVVVVKDAHRHDESRALVSELLAARPDTTVIEMGLPVWRPDAATYIATYGAARANAQAAVELLTA, from the coding sequence ATGAGTCAGAGTGATCGGGGGCTGCGCCGACTCGCGGCCGGCACGCTGCTCGTCGCCTTCCAGGGCACCACGGCGCCCGACTGGGTGCTGCGCGAGCTGGAGCACGGCCTCGGCGGCGTGACGCTCTTCGGCTTCAACGTGGCCGAGCCCGGCCAGGTGCTCGCCCTGACCACCGCGCTGAGGGGAGCCGGTGAGCCCGTCATCTCGCTCGACGAGGAGGGCGGGGACGTGACGCGGCTGGCCTACCACGTCGGCAGCCCGTACCCGGGCAACGCGGCGCTGGGGGCCGTGGACGACGTGGAGCTGACCCGCCGGGTCTACCGGGCCATCGGGTGCGAGCTGGCCGCCTGCGGCATCAACCTGGACATGGCGCCGAGCGCCGACGTCAACACCGAGGCCGACAACCCGGTGATCGGCACCAGGTCGTTCGGCACCGATCCGGAGCTGGTGGCCAGGCACACGGTCGCCGCCGTGGAGGGCCTCCAGTCGGTGCACGTGGCCGCCTGCGTCAAGCACTTCCCCGGCCACGGCGCCACCCGGGTGGACTCCCACGTCGCGGTCCCGGTCGTGGACGTCGGCCTGGACATGCTGCGGGAGCGGGAGCTGGCCCCGTTCCGTGCCGCCATCGGGGCGGGGGCCAAGTCGGTGATGACCGCGCACGTCGCGGTGCCGGTGCTGACGGGCAGGACGCCCGCCACGCTGTCCGGCGCCGCGCTGACCGGGCTCCTCAGGGGCGAGCTCGGTTACGACGGCGTGGTCGTCACCGACGCCCTCGACATGCACGCGATCACCAAGAGCGTGGGCCTGGCAGGGGGCGCCGTGCTCTCCCTCGCGGCCGGCTCGGACCTGCTGTGCCTGGGCCCGCTGCCGACCTACGACGACGTGCGGGCCATCATCGCCGAGATCGTCTCCGCCGTCCGCGAGGGGCGGCTGCCCGAGTCCAGGCTGGAGGAGGCGGCCGCGCGGGTGGCCGCGCTGCGCTCCTGGACCGCCACGCCGGGCCAGGAGACCGGGCTCAACGGGAGCGGGCTCAACGGGAGCGGCCAGAACGGGGCCGGGCAGAACGGGGTGGGCCTGCACGCGGCCCGCCGCGCCGTCCGGCTCACCGGCTCAGCGGCCCCTCTCGTCGAGCCCCTCGTCATCGAGGTGGACACGCCGCCGACCATCGCCGTGGGCGACGTGCCGTGGGGGGTGGGGCCGTGGCTGCCGGACGCCGAGATCGTGCGCGTCAAGCCGGCCGCCGCCGACGTCCAGGGACTGCTGGCCAAGGCCGGGGGGCGCTCCCTGGTCGTGGTGGTCAAGGACGCGCACCGGCACGACGAGAGCCGCGCTCTGGTCTCGGAGCTACTGGCCGCCCGTCCTGACACCACGGTGATCGAGATGGGCCTGCCGGTGTGGCGGCCGGACGCCGCCACGTACATCGCCACGTACGGCGCCGCCCGCGCCAACGCCCAGGCGGCCGTCGAGCTCCTCACCGCCTGA
- a CDS encoding carbohydrate ABC transporter permease, with protein MTPLARKRLGKILLNAAGIAVFVYAVFPVYWMVATGFKANDQIFTTEFIPFPTHFTLEHFERVLTEGVANNSIWLYLRNSAIVALGTVVIGSAFALLSATAIARFNFKGRGTFLVVLLIVQMLPAEGLLIPLYMMVKRAGLGDQLLGLIITQVALTLPFAVWMLRTFVAAVPRSLEEAAWIDGAGRMTTFWRVLFPLVAPGLVATSIFSFITAWNDLVFALYLMSGSEGYTMPVALQYFFGQKGVDWGAIMAGSTLMTIPVVIFFLLVQRRMVTGLTAGAVKG; from the coding sequence GTGACCCCGCTCGCACGCAAGAGGCTCGGCAAGATCCTGCTGAACGCCGCCGGGATCGCGGTCTTCGTCTATGCGGTCTTCCCCGTCTACTGGATGGTCGCCACCGGCTTCAAGGCCAACGACCAGATCTTCACCACCGAGTTCATCCCGTTCCCGACGCACTTCACCCTGGAGCACTTCGAGCGGGTGCTGACCGAGGGCGTCGCGAACAACTCCATCTGGCTCTACCTGCGCAACAGCGCGATCGTGGCGCTCGGCACCGTCGTCATCGGCTCCGCGTTCGCGCTGCTGTCGGCCACCGCCATCGCCCGCTTCAACTTCAAGGGGCGCGGCACGTTCCTGGTGGTGCTGCTGATCGTGCAGATGTTGCCGGCGGAGGGCCTGCTCATCCCGCTGTACATGATGGTCAAGCGGGCGGGGCTCGGTGACCAGCTGCTCGGGCTGATCATCACCCAGGTCGCGCTGACGCTGCCGTTCGCCGTGTGGATGTTGCGCACGTTCGTCGCGGCGGTGCCCAGGTCGCTGGAGGAGGCGGCCTGGATCGACGGGGCCGGGCGCATGACGACCTTCTGGAGGGTGCTCTTCCCGCTGGTCGCGCCCGGGCTGGTGGCCACCAGCATCTTCTCCTTCATCACGGCCTGGAACGACCTGGTCTTCGCCCTCTACCTGATGTCGGGGTCCGAGGGGTACACGATGCCGGTCGCCCTGCAGTACTTCTTCGGCCAGAAGGGCGTGGACTGGGGCGCCATCATGGCCGGCTCCACGCTGATGACGATCCCGGTCGTCATCTTCTTCCTGCTGGTGCAACGCCGCATGGTCACCGGCCTGACCGCCGGGGCCGTGAAGGGCTGA
- a CDS encoding carbohydrate ABC transporter permease: MANTTTVARGRGSSPPPGHRRTRNGRRARASGLPVWSIPYVLLVPGLVVIAGLLLYPMVQLSIMAFQKVGLAQIRGTRPAEWVGLENFEKILANDIFWSALRNTVAFAFVAVSLTLIVGTAVGVLLHRLGKKMSLFVVVGCMFAWAVPPVAQGVIWRSLFDAEAGIVNWALNLLPDWLAAPPDGQESWTGTPWLNETVPLYIALTVCVVWAGFPFIAVSVLAGLKGIPAELYEAAKVDGSGPWHTFRKITLPMLKPVFAVLTVLSIIWDFKCFSQLYVLMNGPTNRDGFNLSMYAVAEAFKPPQKLGTGAAISVVLTIILLIITVVYVRQIVKQEEM; the protein is encoded by the coding sequence ATGGCGAACACGACAACGGTCGCCCGGGGCAGGGGCTCGTCCCCGCCCCCGGGCCACCGGCGTACCAGGAACGGCCGTAGGGCGCGGGCGAGCGGGCTGCCGGTGTGGAGCATCCCGTACGTGCTGCTCGTCCCCGGCCTGGTGGTCATCGCGGGGCTGCTGCTCTACCCGATGGTCCAGCTGTCCATCATGGCCTTCCAGAAGGTCGGCCTGGCCCAGATCCGGGGCACCCGGCCCGCCGAGTGGGTCGGCCTGGAGAACTTCGAGAAGATCCTCGCCAACGACATCTTCTGGTCCGCCCTGCGCAACACGGTGGCCTTCGCCTTCGTCGCCGTCAGCCTCACGCTGATCGTGGGCACCGCGGTCGGCGTGCTGCTGCACCGGCTGGGCAAGAAGATGTCGCTGTTCGTGGTCGTCGGCTGCATGTTCGCCTGGGCCGTGCCGCCCGTGGCGCAGGGCGTCATCTGGCGCTCCCTGTTCGACGCCGAGGCCGGCATCGTCAACTGGGCGCTCAACCTGCTGCCCGACTGGCTGGCGGCCCCGCCCGACGGCCAGGAGAGCTGGACCGGCACCCCCTGGCTGAACGAGACCGTCCCCCTCTACATCGCGCTGACCGTCTGCGTGGTGTGGGCCGGCTTCCCGTTCATCGCGGTCTCGGTGCTGGCCGGGCTCAAGGGCATCCCCGCCGAGCTGTACGAGGCCGCCAAGGTGGACGGCTCAGGGCCGTGGCACACGTTCAGGAAGATCACGCTGCCGATGCTCAAGCCGGTCTTCGCCGTGCTGACGGTGCTGTCGATCATCTGGGACTTCAAGTGCTTCAGCCAGCTCTACGTGCTCATGAACGGTCCCACCAACCGTGACGGCTTCAACCTGTCGATGTACGCCGTCGCCGAGGCGTTCAAGCCCCCGCAGAAGCTGGGCACGGGCGCGGCGATCTCCGTGGTGCTGACGATCATCCTGCTGATCATCACCGTGGTGTACGTCAGGCAGATCGTGAAGCAGGAGGAGATGTGA